The sequence below is a genomic window from Halolamina litorea.
GGTTGCGCTGTTCGTCGGGAGCTACTACTTCTCCCGCCAGTTGTCGGCCTGAAACGCCACTGCGGGGGTCGGGACGATTACCCTTCGGTGTCCGTCGCGTCGTCGTCGCCCCGCAGCCGCACACGGACGCTCTCGGCGTGGGCCTCCAGCCCCTCCGCCTCGGCGAGGGTCGTGACCGTCGAGGAAAGCGAGTCGAGCGAGTCGCGGTCGAGTCGCTGCACCGTCGAGGAGCGCAGGAACTGATCGACCGAGAGGCCGCCGTGGACCTTCGCGCCGCCGCCGGTCGGGAGCACGTGGTTCGTCCCGGTGCCGTAGTCGCCCGCCGCGACGGGGGCGTAGGGGCCGAGGAACACGCTGCCGGCGTTGGTGATCCGGTCGAGCAGTTCCTCGTCGTCCTCGGCCTGTATCGAGAGGTGTTCGGCGGCGTACTCCTCGGCGAACAGCACCGCCTCGGGCATCGAGCGGGCGACGAGCACGCCCGAGGCGTCGTTGTCGAGCGCCTCGCGGATCAGTTCCTCACGCTCGCGTTCGCCGGCCTGTCGATCGACCTCCTCGGCGATGGCGTCGGCCAGTTCCTCGTCGGCGGTGGCGGCGACGACGCTCGCCTCGGGGTCGTGTTCGGCCTGTGCGATCAGGTCGGCGGCGACGAACTCTGGGTCGGCGGTCCCGTCGGCGAGGACGAGCACCTCGCTCGGGCCGGCGAGGAAGTCGATCTCGACCTCACCGCGGACCTCCGCCTTGGCGGCGGTGACCCAGGGGTTCCCCGGACCGACGATTTTCTGGACCGCCCGGACGGTTTCGGTACCGTAGGCCAGCGCGCCGATCGCTTGTGCGCCGCCGACGGAGTAGACGGCGTCGGCGCCGGCTTCGTGGATCGCTGCCAGCGTGACGGGGTTGATCTCCTCGGCGGGCGGGGTGGCGACGGCGACGTGTTCGACGCCGGCGACCTTCGCGGGGACGACGCCCATGATCGCGCTGGAGGGGTAGGCGGCGGTGCCGCCCGGGACGTAGACGCCGGCGCGCTCGATGGGCCGGAAGCGGCGGCCGAGTTCCCGGTCCTCGAACGTCTCGCGCCAGTCCTCTGGGCGCTGGCGCTCGTGGAACGCCCGGACGTTCTCGATGGCGTCGCGGATCGCCGCCAACGTTCCCTCGTCGACCTCGTCGACGGCACGCTCGGCCTCGGCGGTCACGTCGACGTTGGCGACCTCCACGTCGTCGAACTTCCGGGAGAACTCCCGGAGGGCGGCGTCGCCCTCCTCCCTGACTTTGGGGAGGATCTCGCGTACGTCCTCGCGGGCGCTCTCGACGCCCGAGTCCCGGTCGAAGAAGGCCCGGCGCTCGGCCGTCGAGAGGTCCGCGATCGCTCGTGGTTGCATGGCTCGGCGTTGACCGGCGCGGCCTAAGGCCGTTGCGGATAGCCGTCGCTTCGGAGCCGTGAGTTCCCGGCGGCGGGGCGTCGACCGACGACGCTGCCGCTCGGAGAAGTGAAAGTCAGGGGCCCGCTTCCACGGACGCCCGAGTAGTTTGGAGTAGTGCGTCGAAGAACGGCAGCCGACTTACAGTCGGGTCAGGTTCGTCGCGCGGGGGCCCTTGTCGGCCTGCTCGATGTCGAACTCGACCTCCTGCCCTTCCTCCAGGTCGGGACCGCCGACGTCTTCCATGTGGAAGAACACGTCGTCGTCCGCGTCCTCAGTCTCGATAAATCCGTAGCCGCCCGTGTCGTTGAAGAAGTCAACCGTACCAGTCGCCATTACGTTTCTACAAAACCGTCTCCGCATGTTAACCCCTTCGGTCCGTGGATCACTCCGATCACGGCATCGCCGGCCCATTCCGGCACGTCTCCACGGCTGGAACGCCGGCCGACGGCCCTTTACTCGGTGGCCTCGCAGTGACGGGTAGTGAACCCAGAGGACGTCCGCGAGGACTGGGCCGAGAGGACCGGGGAGTTCTCGCCGGAGTACTACGCCCACAAGGGCCCGAACGAGGCCAGCGAGTCGATCCGAGAGCTCGTCGAGCACTACAGCGACCGCTCGGCGCGGATACTGGAGGTCGGCTGTAGCTCCGGGCGCCACCTCGCACACCTCCACGACGGGGGGTTCCGGAACCTCCACGGGATCGAGATCAACGAGGACGCCATCGACGTGCTCCGCGAGGAGTACCCGGGGCTCGCGGCCGACGCGACGTTCCACGTCGGCGACGCGGGGGACATCCTCACCGAGTTCGCGGACGATGCCTTCGACGTCGTCTACACCGTCGAGACGCTCCAGCACATCCACCCCGCCGACGCCGATGACGTGTTCGACGAGGTCGCTCGCGTGACCGGCGACCTGCTCATCACCGTCGAAAACGAGTCCGCCCGCGGCGCGGGCGCCCGTGAGGACGCCGACGTCTCCTACGTCAACGACGAGTTCCCGCTCTACCACCGCGACTGGAAGGCGGTCTTCGGCGACCGCGGCTTCGCCCAACTGCTCTCGGAGTCGAGCAAGCGTCGGGACCGACTGCGGCTGTTCCGGCAGCCGTAACGAAACGCCCAACGAGGTGCGACGGGTCTGCGTAGACGATTTCCACGAGGATCCCCTCGCGATCCACTTCCGGGCACTCGGGTGAGGGTCGCAGTTCGCCCGTCAGGTCACTCGCAGTAGTAGCGAGCGCGAAGGCGTCGGGGAGACCGTCGTTTGAACACTGCGGGCTGTCCCAGTCAGAGATTGTTTCTCCGGCGTCTTTCAGAGAGTCGGCAACACGGCAGTCGGCGGTTTCGAGTGCATCGACACGTTCCCGGAACGCTGCCGCGGGCTGTTAGGTCTTCGAGAACTGCTCGGGACCGTAGATAGCCCCTTACTGGATCTGTAAAAGCGTCAGCTACCCAATCCTACACGAACGCTTGTCGGATCAGCGCCGCGAGCACCCGGGCGAACCCCGTCCCGTCGCTCCAGAACGCCGCCTCCTCGCCGACGGTCGGCATCTCCGAGGCGGGCTGGACGCTCAACAGCACCGTATCACGGTCGACCAGCAGCAGGCGTCCGACGCTGAGTTCGGGCGTCTGGTCCTCGACGGCGACGACGGAGAGGCCGGCCGCCTCGGCGGCCGCCCGCACGTCGGGCTCCGCGCTGGCGACGGTCACCGCGACGCCATCCTCGGCGACGGCCGTCAGCGCCTCGGCCACGTCCTCGGTCAGCAGCGCCGTCTCGCCGGTGGCGAACAGCACCTCGTCGTCGGCGTCGCCGATCAGGGAGGTGATCCGGGCGGTGACGTTCTCCCGCCCCTCGGTGGTCCAGATCGACTCCCGGTCGTCGGTGGGCGCGTGCTGTTCGCGGACCTCGACGAGGTACTCGAAGGCGCCGTCGCCGGCCGACTGGAGCCGGTCGTAGAGGAGTTCGCGGGCCTCCTCGATCTCGACCGGGCGGTAGCGCGTGGGCGACCCCTCCTGGACGTCGATGAGTCCCAGCGACTCCAGTTCGTCCGCCGCGCCGTACACCTGCGATCGGGGCACGTCGGTGACGCCCGCGACCTCGCTCGCGCTCGCGACGCCGAGTTTCTGCAGGCCGACGAACGTCCGGGCCGCGTAGGTCGACAGCCCGAGTTCGGTCAGCGCCTCGACGGCCTCGGCGTCCTGCATCACTCCTCGTCTCGACTCCACGCTTGGTTGATCCGGCCGAGTTGGGTTTCGCTGATCTCACCCCGCTCGAAGCCGCCGTAGGCGTCGTCGAGGTCGGCCGCGGAGACGGCGCCGGAGGCGGTGACGCGCTCGAAGACGTCGGTCACTACTTCCACCGTCGTCTCACCACTCGTCTCGTACTGCCTCCCGTCGACAGTCACGATACCCTTGAAGTCGAACTGGTCGCCGTCTTCGGCCGTCTCGGGTACCGTCGCGGTGTACCGCAGCGTCGGGTTCTCGCCCTCGAACGCGACCGAGAGCAGGCCGTCGCCCTCGACGGTCCGAACGGGCACGGGCGTCGCCGACTCGACGCTCGCCGTTCCGTCGACGCGCTCTGAGAGGACCGCGCGGCCGTCGACCCCCTCCGTTTCGACCGTCACCGAGACCGTCCCGCCGGGGGCGACGACGCCGCGGTCGAACCGGCGCCGGGCACGCGGCTCCGACGCGGTGGCGTCGGTCGCCTCGGCACCGTTACCGGCCACGGGTGCCGCGGCCGTCGTCCCGTCGGCCGTACCGCTCGTCGTGGGCTCCTGATCGTCCGAATCGTCGTCCGGCGCCGGGAACACGTCGGCGGGGCCGACGTACTTCGTCCACACCGCGAGCATCGAGGGGAGCACCAACACGCTCGCGAGGAACGCGTAGATGATCGTCAGCCCCGTGATGATCCCGAACTGCTGGAGCGGCGGCAGGATGGCGAACACCAGCACGCCGAAGCCGCCGACGGTGGTCGCCGCCGAACCGAGCAGCGCGCCGCCGGTGCCGGTGACCGCACGCTCCATCGCCGTCCAGATATCGCCCGTACGGTCGAGTTCCTGGTTGTACCGCTCGGAGAGGTGGATGCTGTAGGCCACCCCGAGCCCGACAGTCAGGCTCGTGATCATCCCCGTGATGACGTTGAAGGAGATGTCCAACAGGAACATCGTCCCGAGGATCCACGTCACCGAGAACGCCACGGGGAGCAGCGTCACCGCCCCCAGCGTCGCGCTGCCCTCGGTGATCCGGTAGGCGATCATCAGGAACGCGAACGTCGCCACGAGCGTGATGATCAGGCTCTCGACGACCGTTTGCAACAGCTGGTCCTGTACGATCTTGTTCAGCACCGCGCTGCCGGTCGCCGTGGCCTCCAGTCCGTCGCCCTGCAGTTCGTCGGCGACCGACCGCATCGACTCGGTCACCGCGTCGCCGCTCGCACCGCCCTGCACGGAGACGATCATCCGCATCGCGACGTACTCGCCGTCCTCGCGGTGGATGACGCCCGCCGCGCGGTCCGGAGCGGCCTCGTAGAGGTCGTCGTACAGCGCCGCGAGGTTCTGGTCGGGTACGCCGTCGCCGTTGCGGTCGGCGGCGGCGAAGCTCTCGTTGAACGACTCGTTCTCGGCGGCGACGCTCTTCATCACCGTCAGCGGGCTCTGAATCCGCGCCTCGCCGTTCGAGAGCGTCTGGGTCACGTCCTCCTTGTCCGCCGCGGAGCGCTCGGCCGCGTCGATGCGCTCTAAGGTGTCGGCCTGCGTGATCCCGCCGCCGCCGTCGTTGCGTATCAGGATCTGGGCCTGGGAGTCCTGCCGGACGAAGTTGTCGTTGACGTACTCGAGGTTCGCCTTCGCGGTGTACTCCCCGGGCGCGAAGGGCTCGGGCAGGTCCTTCATCCAGTCGGCCGGGTCCTCGGCGATGAAGTCGGTCTGCTCGAAGGAGGTGTCGACCTTCGTCGCGCCGTACCCCCCGCCGGCGCTGACTACCAGCGCCAGCACGATGACGAGGTACGGGCTCTTCTTCGCCGCCGTCGAGCCCAGCGAGAGCACCGTCGAGAACGCGCCGCCGCCGGTCCCGAACGCGCGCTTGCGCCGGTCGAAGCCGCGGGCCTCGAAGGCCTCGTCGATCTCGACTTTCACCGCGGGCATCAGCAGGCCGAAGATCAGCAGCGCCGCGGTTATCCCCGCGGAGCTGACGACCCCGAAGTCACGGATCGGCGGCACCGGGCTGGTGAGGTTCGAGAGGAACCCGATCACCGTCGTCGCCGTCACGTAGAGCAGGGCGATCCCGACGCCGACCAGCGCGGTCCGCATCGAGCCCCGCGGGCCGGCGGTCTCGTCCTGCGTGCGCTCCTCGCGGTGGCGCATGAAGATGTGGATCGCGTAGTCGATGCTCAGCCCGATCAACAGCACCGGGACGGCGATGAAGATCTGGTTGAAGTCGATCCCCGTCCAGCCCATGATGCCGAACGTCCACGCGAGCACGGCGCCGATGCCGAGCAGTCCGAGCACGATGTCGAGCGGGTCGCGGTAGGCGACCACCAGCGCGATCAGCACGAACGCGATCGCGAGCGGGCCGACGATCACCAGACTGTCGCTCATCGAGTTGGTGATCTCCTCGGAGATGATCCCCGCCCCGAAGACGAGGTACTCCCCGCCGTCGCCGCTGTCACCGAGGTCCTGCATCGCCAACTGGGCGTCGACGACGTCGTCGCCGGCGGTCCCCTGTGCGGCCGACCCCGAGCCCTCCATCGTGACGATGATCATCGTCGCGTCGGCCTCGGTCGATCCGGGTTCGTAGTCGGTGGGCATCAGGCCGAAGGCGCCGATGCTGTCGCCGCTCCCGCCGCCCCCGGCGTTACCGCCCGCGTTCTCGCCGAGCACCAGCAGGACCGCGTCGTCCAACTCCGAGTCGTTGAGCGAGGTCAACTGCTCGCGCTGCTCGGCGAGCGTCGCGTTCCTGGCGTTCCGGTACTCCTCGCGCTCGGTGTCGAGTTCGTCCGCGAGCTCCTGCAGGCGGTCGGCGTCGGCCTGAAGCTGGTCGGCGCGCTCCTGCAGTGCGGTGTACTCATCTTCGAGGACGCCGCGCGTCCCCAGCCGGTAGGCCTGCCGTGCCTCCTCCTCGGAGGTCGCGTTGCGAAGCTGCTGGGCCGCGGTTCTGAACGTCGCCGCGTCCTCGTCGCCGAGTTCGACCGAGGTGTTCGCGCGCACGTCCTCGAACTCCGCGTCGATGCTCGCGTCGCGGTCGTTTCGCAGCGTCGTCAGGGCGGCGTTGAGCTGTTCGCCCGTCGCCGCGAGCGTCTCGTTTCGCTGCTCGATGGCGGCCTGTTCCTCGCTGAGGCTCTCGTTGAGCGCTTGGAGTTCGGCCGCGGTTCGCTGGACGTCACGGCCCTCGTCGGCGGAGAGGGAGGCGATGGCGATGGCGTTCGCGATGCTCGCGCTCGGGGGGTCGCCCGCGAGCGTGCCGTTGATCGTTTCGTCGTCCCGGAGCGACCGTTGGTAGTCGATGATCCCGACCAACGACTCCTGATCCAACACGTTCCCGTCCGGTTGGCGGACGATGACCTGTGCGGTCGTCGTGTCGTCGTCGTCGGTGGTGAAGTTCTCGTTCGCGTAGTCGAGGGCGTCTCCCTCGGCGGAGTCGGTCTGGAACTGATCGAGCGACGAACTCTGCTCGACCATCGTGGCGCCGCTGCCGACCGCCACGGTGAGCACCAGCATCACCGCGATGACCGCACGGCTGTGGTCCATCACGCCGTCGACGACTGCGTCGACTCCCCTCATCCGCTCGGTTCCCTCCGTATCGACCGTTTGCCGTCGGTACCCATCTGTATGTACTCTCGTACTAACAGGGTGTGCATAACGTTTCCGACTTCCTGACCGTACGTTCAACCACGGCGCGTCGGGGGGTGGTCGTGGGGTCTCCGGTACACCCGCTATCGGCGTTCCCGGCGTCGTCGCAGCGCTCCGGACCGGAGCGACTCCCGGTGTGCTGCTGGCCGAACCCCTGACCCAGTTCCTCCTCAGCGGCCTGACGCGCCGGGTTTCGAGCGTTTCCATCCCGAGCCACCCGAGCGGCCGGATCCGTGCAGACGGAACGCTTTTCCTGACCGGACGTTCAGTATCGGTATGTCGCTTATCCCGGAGCGCCTCCGGCCGTATCTGGCCGGGCTGTTGGGGACGCTCGCCACCGGGTTCGGCCACCTCTACCTGCGGCGCTGGCTGCGCGGGTTCGGTTGGATCGCGCTGGCGTTCGGCGTCACGGCCGCGTTCGTTCCCGACTCCGCGCTCCAGAGTATGGCCGCAGGCGAGGCCGTCTCGACGCAGTCGGCGCTCTACCCGACGATGGCCGTCCAACTCGCCGGCGCGTTCGACGCGTTCCTGCTGGCCTACCGGAACCGGACCGACGACGCCACCGGCGCTGAGGGACCCGTCGTCGCCGACGCCACGGCCGACGCCGAGGGTTCCACGCCGGGTACCGTCGCCTGCCCCAACTGTGGGAAGGAAGTGGACGCCGACCTCGGCTTCTGTCACTGGTGTACGACTGAGTTCGTGACCCCCGACCCCGACTCGAACTGACCCCGATCCGGGCGTCCGGGAGGGCTGCGACCGATACGCCTATCCCGGTTACTGAACATTCAATCAACATGGGGGAGACACCACCGTTCCTCGCGGACCCCGAGAGCACACGGGAGTCCATCATGCGCGCGACGTACCTCGCGCTCTGTGAGCACGGGTACGCTGGCCTGACGATCCAACGGATCGGCGAGTCTTTCGAGAAGAGCAAGTCGCTGTTGTACCACCACTACGACGACAAGGACGAGCTGCTGCTCGCGTTCCTGCAGTTCATGCTCGAACAGCACGAGGCGTCGGTTCCCAAGGGTGCCGAGGAGGGCGCCGCCGAACGGCTCGACACCGTCCTCGACGCGATGTTGCCGCCGTCGCTGTCCGACGAGCACGAGGGGTTCACGGCCGCGATGGTCGAACTCCGGGCGCAGGCCGCCAACGACGAGCGCTACCGCGAACAGTTCGCCGAACACGACCGGGCGTTCCACGAACAGCTCGTCGCCGTGGTCGAGGACGGCATCGAGGACGGCACGTTCGCCGACGTCGATCCGGAATCGGTCGCGCAGTTCCTCAGTAGCGTCATCAACGGCGCGATGACCCGCCGGGTTAGCGGCGGCGACGACGACGCCGTGACCGCCACTCGAACCGAGGTCGACGCGTATCTCGACCGCGTGGTTCGGGCCGGCGACGGGGGCGCGGCATGACCGACGCCGCCGTCGACCTCCGCGACGTTCGCAAGACCTACCGGATGGGTGACCAGACAGTCCACGCCCTCGACGGCGTCTCCCTGACCATCGAGCGGGGCTCCTACACCGCGGTGATGGGGCCGAGTGGCTCAGGGAAGTCCACGCTCATGAACGTCGTCGGCTGTCTCGACACGCCCACCGAGGGCGTCGTCGAGGTGGACGGCGTCGACGTGACGACGCTTTCCGACGCCGAACGCACCGCCCTCCGGGGTGACGAGATCGGGTTCGTCTTCCAGACGTTCAACCTCATGCCCCAGCAGACCGCCCGCGAGAACGTCGAACTGCCGATGACGTTCCAAGGCGTCGGGCGCAAGGAACGCCGTGAACGCGCCGCGGAGTTGCTGGATCGGGTGGGGTTGGGTGACCGACTCGACCACAAACCCAACGAACTCTCCGGCGGCCAGCGCCAGCGGGTCGCCATCGCCCGCGCGCTCGCGAACGACCCCGCGATAATCCTCGCCGACGAGCCGACCGGGAACCTCGACAGCGAGACCGAGGCGGAGATCCTCGAACTGTTCGAGGAGCTAAACGCCGCCGGCAACACGCTGCTGGTGGTGACCCACGAGCGGGTGGTCGCCGAACACGCCGAACGGATCGTCCACCTGTTCGACGGCGGACTCGAGCGGATCGAGGAGATCGACCAGCGCCGCGTCGCCGGGGAGGCTGGGCGATGAAACTCGGCGAGAGCGTCCGGATGAGTTGGCGCGCGATCACGGGCCACAAGCTCCGGTCGGTGCTGACGGTGCTGGGCGTCGTGATCGGCGTCGGCTCGGTGATCACGTTCGTCACGCTCGGCGCGAGCCTGCAGGCCGCCATCGTCGGCGACGTGGCGACCTCCAGCCCCGACATCGCCGTCTCGGTCGGCCCCGAGAGCGGACAGGGCGGCCCGCCGAGCGGCGACGCCGTCCCGGTGTTCACCGAACACGACATCGAGCAGCTACAGGGTATCGAGAACGTCGAGGCCGTGGTGCCGACCGGACAGGTCGGGATCGCAGGGCTACAGTACCGCGACGACCGGATCAGGTGGCCGTCGATGACCGCGACCACCGCCGCCTCCTTCGAGGGCGACGACTTCGCCTCCGGCGGGGTGTTCACGGCCGGCGAGAACGAGGTCGTCCTCAACCCCGCGGCCGCGACGATGTTCGAGCAGAACGTCTCGGCGGGCGACGAGATCACGGTGGAGTTCTCCGAGAACGACTCGCGAACCCTCACCGTCGCCGGCGTGCTGAACGCCTCGACCGGCTTCGCGGCCGTCGCCGGCGGCGGCGGGACACCCGCGATCTACGTCCCGACGGACCCGTTCTACACGACAACCGCCGAGAGCCCCGCGACCGGCGAGCGCGAGCGGGCGTACCCACAGCTGACGATCCGGGCGGTCAGCTACGAGCAGGTCGACGACGTGGAGCCGCCGGCGCGTGACTACCTCGAAAACGAGTCCGACGCCAGCCAGCTCAAGCCCGAGTCCTACGAGATCACGCTCACGACCAACGACGCGTTGGTCGAGCAGATCCAGAGCATCCTGAGCACGTTCACCAACTTCATCACCGGCGTCGCGGTGATCTCGCTGCTGGTCGGCGCCATCGGCATCGCGAACATGATGCTCGTGAGCGTCACCGAGCGGACCCGCGAGATCGGGATCATGAAGGCCATCGGCGCCACCCGCCGGGACATCGTCCAACTGTTCCTCGTCGAGTCGGTGATCCTCGGCGTGATCGGCTCGGTGATCGGGACGCTCGTCGGCCTCGCCGGCGGCTACGCCGCGGCGACGCTGATCGACCTCCCCATCGCGTTCGCGCCCGAGTGGTTCGCCATCGCGGTCGTCGTCGGGATGGGCGTCGGCGTGCTCGCGGGGATCTACCCCGCGTGGGACGCCGCCCGCACCGACCCCATCGACGCACTCCGCCACGAGTAGCCGGCGTCGGCCCTCCTCCCGCTGCTTCGGCCCTCCTCCCGCTGCTTCGGCCCTCCTCTCGCTGCTTCGGCTCTCCCCCCCGCTGTTTCCTCGTTTCATGGCCCTCTACCCACCGCTTCCCGAGCGCGGGCAGACTCTTCACCCCGGCATCGCAACACCGACCATGCCGCTCCTGACGATCACCGCCAGCGTCGACCCCGGTGACACCCAGTCGTTCCTCGCCGACGTCGCCGACCTGTACGCCGACAGCATGGACAGCGAGATGCGCTTCCTGACCGCGAACTTCCGCCACAGCGACCGCGAGGGCCTCTGGCTGGGCCGGGCCGATCCCGACGAACCGGTCGTCCTGCTCGAAGCCGACATCCGCGAGGGACGCCCGGCCGACCAGCGGCGCTCGTTCGCGCTGGCGTTCATGGAGCACGTCCGGGAGCGATGGGGCGTCCCGGAAGCCAACATGAAGGTCGTATTCACCGAACACGAGGGCGCCCACTTGATGGGCTACGACCGCGTCGGCGGGGACTGGGAGCCGTAGGTCACGGGGACCGAACTGTCCTGATACCGTGACTTGGTTCCGAGACCCGAATCCTTATCTTCTTAGGCCCGCCTAAACCAGAGTGATGCCGACCGAGAAGCGGGTCGACGAGGTCGAAGCGCTCCCCGTGGTCAACGCACACAACCTCTCGGCCGAGCGAACGGTGTTCACCGAAGAAGGGAACGAGAACGGATGGATCTCGACCGATCTGACCGTCTCGGTCAGTCGGTGAGCCCGTCGTCGCCGAGGTAGCGTTCGAGCGTGTGAGCGTCCTGTTCGATGGCGAGTAGTCCCGACGAGAGCGTCTCGACGGTACGTTCGTCGCGGACGGCGCCGGCGGTCTCGATCGCCTCACGGAACGTCACCGCGAGCGTCGCGTAGCCGTCGATGTCGCCCTCCAGCGAGTCCCGCAGGGTGTACACGTCGCCCGCTTCGATCCGCATCGGGGCGTGTTCGCGGATGCCCATCGGGCCGTTGACCGGGACGCCGCCCAGCGCGTGGACCCGGAGCGCGAGGTCGTCGGTCAGGTCGCTGAGCCGGTCGGCCTGTTCCGTCAAACGCTGTTCGATCTGTTGTGACTCCGCACCCGAGGCCGTCCAGTAGTGTTTGCGGACTTGATTGAACAGGATGTACAGCCCCGAGAGACAGCGGTTCAGGTCGTCGATCACCGCCGCGGCCGCCTCGGGCGCGAGCCGAACCGTGTTCTCGCCGACGGTGCCCCACTCCCGGCGCAGTTCGGCGTCGTCGGGCCGGCGGAGGTGTGGCGCGCTCATCGCTCCCCCACGAGCGTGTCGTCCTCGACGTAGCGTTCGATCGTGTGGGCGTCGTCCTCGATGGTTTCGAGGCGGCTCTCCAGCAGTTCGCGGCTGGCCTCGTCGCCGACCGCCCGAGCCACGTCGACGGCGTCGCGGAACGCCACCGCGAGCGTCGCGTAGGCGTCGAGGTCACCCTCCAACGATGCCCGCAGGCTGTAGAGGTGCTCCGCTTCGAGGTGGACCGGCGCGTGTTCCTGGATCTCGGGAGGCGTGCTCACGGGGACGCCGCCCAACTCGGAGATCCGGTGGGCGACGGCGTCGTCGACGTGGCGGAGCCGTTGGTAGGCGTCGCCGAGGAACTCGGCCACGTCGCCGGACTCGGCGCCCTCGGCGCTCCAGTAGTGCTTGCGCACGAGGTAGAAGAGGTTGAACGTCCCCGCGTGGACGACGTTCAGCGCCTCGACCATCTCGGCGGCGTTGTCAGACTTCGTCTGACTGCCCGAGGAGGTTCCCTCCTCGCCGTCGTCGCTATCGACGCGGACGGCGTTCTCGGTGACCGTCTCTCGCTCCTGTTTGACGGTCGCTCCCTCGGGCGCCCGGACGAGTCGCCCCTGCTTGGGATCGGACACGGTTACGCCTGCACGAGGGTGTCGTCCTCGAGGTAGTGGTCGATGTCGTGGGCGTCGTCCTCGAGGTCCTCCAGCACCTCACGGAGGAGTTCGGCGGTCGCGTAGTCACCCAGATCGGTCGCCAGGCCGACGTGTTCACGGACGCTCTCGATCACGTCGCCGTAGCTCTCGAGGTCGGCTTCCAGCGAGTCACGGATGCCGTAGACGTCCTCGCCCTCGAACTCGATGTAGGCGCGGGCCTCCTGCTCGGCCGGGCCCGCGACGGGGACGCCGCCGAGTGCCTGTGCGCGCTCCGCGATGGCGTCGGCGTGCGTCTCGAGCGTGCCCGCGGCGCCGTCGAGGAAGTCGTGCAGGTCGCCGGACTCGGCGCCCTCGACGTTCCAGTGGTGCTTACGGACCTGGTGGTAGAGCACGTACGCGGAGGCGAGGTCGCGGTTCAGCGCGTCGACGATCTGTTCGGCTTTCTCGGTGTCGATGCGGACGGCGTTCCCCTCGACGGTATCGGCCTGCTGTCGGACGGTCTTCTGGGTACTCATGTGTACACCTGTATAAGTTCGGTACGCCCATAAAGGTTGCATCCGTGATGGACGGTTTTGGCAGCTTCGACGCCTGATTCGGCAGTATTCGGGATCTTCAGGGCGAGCGATCGGGCAGTCGGCCCGCGCGACGAGACGGGCCGCGTGACAGCACGGTTCCCGGCCGGGAGCATCCCCTCACTCGTCGGTCTCGGATCGCTCGACTTTCGTGAGCGTCACGGCGAAGGTGGCGCCCTCGGAGCCGGGGTCCTCGACGGCCACGTCGCCGTCGTAGCCCTCGACGAGCGCTTGCACGAGGAACAGGCCGATCCCCGTCCCCTCGCTCTCCAGGCCCTTCTCCCCTTTGCCGAACACCGTCTCGGCAGCCCCCTCGGGGATCCCGGGCCCGTTGTCGGAGATCCGGACGACGATCTCGTCGGCGGTCTCGGTCGTCGACACCGTGATCCGGGGAACGGGCTTGTCGTTGTGCTGGACGGCGTTTTTCAGGAGGTTCCGGAACACCGAGTCGAGCATCTCGTCGGCGACCACGACGCAGTCCGGGATCGGCCCCTCGACATCGACGACCGCCTCCGGGTACGCGTTCCGGATTCCCTCGATCTCCCGTTGCAGGACGGGCCGGAGTCCCACGCGGTTGAGCTCCTCCGCGTCCGAGAACAGCACCGCGCTGATCTCGCGGGCGGTCGTC
It includes:
- a CDS encoding zinc ribbon domain-containing protein, with amino-acid sequence MSLIPERLRPYLAGLLGTLATGFGHLYLRRWLRGFGWIALAFGVTAAFVPDSALQSMAAGEAVSTQSALYPTMAVQLAGAFDAFLLAYRNRTDDATGAEGPVVADATADAEGSTPGTVACPNCGKEVDADLGFCHWCTTEFVTPDPDSN
- a CDS encoding TetR/AcrR family transcriptional regulator — encoded protein: MGETPPFLADPESTRESIMRATYLALCEHGYAGLTIQRIGESFEKSKSLLYHHYDDKDELLLAFLQFMLEQHEASVPKGAEEGAAERLDTVLDAMLPPSLSDEHEGFTAAMVELRAQAANDERYREQFAEHDRAFHEQLVAVVEDGIEDGTFADVDPESVAQFLSSVINGAMTRRVSGGDDDAVTATRTEVDAYLDRVVRAGDGGAA
- a CDS encoding ABC transporter ATP-binding protein, producing MTDAAVDLRDVRKTYRMGDQTVHALDGVSLTIERGSYTAVMGPSGSGKSTLMNVVGCLDTPTEGVVEVDGVDVTTLSDAERTALRGDEIGFVFQTFNLMPQQTARENVELPMTFQGVGRKERRERAAELLDRVGLGDRLDHKPNELSGGQRQRVAIARALANDPAIILADEPTGNLDSETEAEILELFEELNAAGNTLLVVTHERVVAEHAERIVHLFDGGLERIEEIDQRRVAGEAGR
- a CDS encoding MMPL family transporter; its protein translation is MRGVDAVVDGVMDHSRAVIAVMLVLTVAVGSGATMVEQSSSLDQFQTDSAEGDALDYANENFTTDDDDTTTAQVIVRQPDGNVLDQESLVGIIDYQRSLRDDETINGTLAGDPPSASIANAIAIASLSADEGRDVQRTAAELQALNESLSEEQAAIEQRNETLAATGEQLNAALTTLRNDRDASIDAEFEDVRANTSVELGDEDAATFRTAAQQLRNATSEEEARQAYRLGTRGVLEDEYTALQERADQLQADADRLQELADELDTEREEYRNARNATLAEQREQLTSLNDSELDDAVLLVLGENAGGNAGGGGSGDSIGAFGLMPTDYEPGSTEADATMIIVTMEGSGSAAQGTAGDDVVDAQLAMQDLGDSGDGGEYLVFGAGIISEEITNSMSDSLVIVGPLAIAFVLIALVVAYRDPLDIVLGLLGIGAVLAWTFGIMGWTGIDFNQIFIAVPVLLIGLSIDYAIHIFMRHREERTQDETAGPRGSMRTALVGVGIALLYVTATTVIGFLSNLTSPVPPIRDFGVVSSAGITAALLIFGLLMPAVKVEIDEAFEARGFDRRKRAFGTGGGAFSTVLSLGSTAAKKSPYLVIVLALVVSAGGGYGATKVDTSFEQTDFIAEDPADWMKDLPEPFAPGEYTAKANLEYVNDNFVRQDSQAQILIRNDGGGGITQADTLERIDAAERSAADKEDVTQTLSNGEARIQSPLTVMKSVAAENESFNESFAAADRNGDGVPDQNLAALYDDLYEAAPDRAAGVIHREDGEYVAMRMIVSVQGGASGDAVTESMRSVADELQGDGLEATATGSAVLNKIVQDQLLQTVVESLIITLVATFAFLMIAYRITEGSATLGAVTLLPVAFSVTWILGTMFLLDISFNVITGMITSLTVGLGVAYSIHLSERYNQELDRTGDIWTAMERAVTGTGGALLGSAATTVGGFGVLVFAILPPLQQFGIITGLTIIYAFLASVLVLPSMLAVWTKYVGPADVFPAPDDDSDDQEPTTSGTADGTTAAAPVAGNGAEATDATASEPRARRRFDRGVVAPGGTVSVTVETEGVDGRAVLSERVDGTASVESATPVPVRTVEGDGLLSVAFEGENPTLRYTATVPETAEDGDQFDFKGIVTVDGRQYETSGETTVEVVTDVFERVTASGAVSAADLDDAYGGFERGEISETQLGRINQAWSRDEE